The nucleotide window cctacaccacagccatagcaatgtgggatccaaggtaCATCTTCCGACCTTccccacaggtcacggcaatgccggatccttagcccactgagtgaggccagggatcaaacccacatcctcatggatgttagtcgggttcgttaccactgagccatagcagggatGCAGTTGAGCAGCCTCTCCATAGGCTATAGAATAAGTCCTAGcaagaacatttttaatataacatGCACTAGCATGCTATTAAGATTTCTAATAGAATGCTTGATATATCTCAATCCAGCAGGCACAGGTGCCCATTTTAAAACTAGAAACTTGAGTTCAATAAGGCTTAACAATTGCATAGCCAAATTTAATCTGAGGAGGCAGGTATAAGTATTTCACATTCAGATGGAGAAATTAAGtctgagagttccccttgtgcgatggaaacaaatccaactagtgtccataaggaaaCACATCCAATCCCTGGTGTtggccatgaactgtgctgtaggttggaGACAGGGATCGGGTCCCGGGtgggtgtagctgtggtgtagactggcagctatagctgtgatttaacgtttagcttgggaacttccacatgcctcaggtgtggccctcaaaagcaaaaacaaatctacTTTAGTCATAGGGAAGTTGTTAggatttgttatatttttaaattttagttctgCCTAATTCTCTATGTTTAGTATTTGAAAGTGATACTTAGATATTGAAAGGCTGTATGGCGTTTTGTCTTGGAACTCATTTTGAAATCTAAAtgcaccaacagtgaaggaattTGCTGTTCGGCTAGAAGATCTATTCTGGTCTGCCCAGTGTTCTCCCCCTGTGTAGTAGGTGCCAGTTAATTCCAGGTAGGGGGTGGTAACAGATTGTTGCCTTTGCTCCCAATGTCCACCCCTAATTTTGTTTAAGGGCACTTTATTCAAGAGAGTTTTCTGAGATAGGAAAAGTTTAGTTTCTTCCAGGGATGTCGTCACCACCACTATAGGATGTTTTGATCCAGACAGGCCACAGCATAATCTGCGTGTGAATGCCTTGTTACATTAGTCCATGAAGTTGCCTTCAAGCCTGAGCTTTCCAACCAGCTGAGTCAAATTCTTTCTTTCACCATCAACCAAAGGGCATGCTGATACAGGACTAAAGAAAATGCCCAATTTATAGAGTGCTTAACAGCACTTATCCctgctttacagataaggaagcagCCTTAGTGCTTTGCCTCACTGGAGGTGGTTCTAGGAAAACTGCAGCAGCCTAGGCGATCTGGCTCTAGGGTATGTGCAGCGTTTTGGTCCTAACCGGTTGATGGGACTTTCAAGTGAATAGTTAGCACATGGTGCTTATTCTAAATGGACCTGGTATTTACATGTTTATCACTGGCTATGTCCCAAAGTGAACTAATTTGCCCACCTAGACCTTCGAACCATAGCCTTGAGTCTGCCTTCACCCTGAACCCATCTATTGGAAAATCCTTTTAGTTCTGTCTTTAAAACAATGCAGAATCCAATGCTTTCTCACTACTGCTATCACTCTAAACCAGGACACCACGTCCCATGTTAATATTTCAGTCTCCCCATTGGTCTCCAGCTCCTACCATTACCCTTTAGACTACTGCCAACACCAAGGCAGAGGAAGCTTTTAACTCAGATGTTACTCCTAACACCTCCAGAAGCTCCCCACTAGGTAAAAGTCAAGGTTTTTAAAGGCTTAGCAAGGATCTTTGCCATGTCCTATTCTACTGACccacctttttttctccctctacgGTCAACCATATAGTTATTCTTTCTCAAATAGACTCCTAGAACCTTTAGACTTTCCTGTGTTCCATCTTTGCTAATAGAATGGGTTTCCCACACTTCCCAAATGTTGCCACCTGGGTGCATGCTATATGTAAGTAATTTTTTAGGAAATCTTTTTGATACTCTTTGCCATTTTAGCATGCTTTTCATATTGTCACAGAAGATACTatgaataaatgcaaatgaatttcagagaaataatTTGAGTCATATTCTTTATTAGTACCAACTTTTCAACTAAATTGTTTTTTGCCAGAGCTAAacaatttaatgtaaaaaatgccatttttgttCATATGGTATTTATAAAAAAGTACATAGTGGTTAGTTTTGCAACAATTTGCTTTTAGCCAGATGTTGTATCATATAAATCTGAACGTAACAAATGAGACAAGAATAGTATAAATAAGATTTTGTAGTATTTACACGTATACAGAAACTAGCCCAAATGGTGTTCTAAGAAATTAAGTTTGTAATTAAAGTGAAACTACTGATTCAGCATACTGATAacttattttaatgcttttcaaagttttatattttctacacTAGTTTTGACTATAATTTTGCATAGAATTACTTATAAAGTATATTTCTGCATTTCACATCACAGTAAGAgcttttagtattaaaaaaaaaaaaaatccactagcTCAGAAAAGGTCAGATATGCCCAAATCTAGTTTTTCTTCACATCTGGCTTCTTACTTTTGGGAACAAGGAATACATTGCCATCTCTTGTTTGCTGCAGGGAGTATTCACTTGGAGAGTAAGGCTTTCCATCTTCATCACGTAACATACTGAAAACTTCAAGGTACAAGGTGCTGAGTTGTTTTTTCAGTAGATGGAGACTTTTGtcgttttctcctttttctttgagcaatttttctttttcatcttttaaatgatCTAAATCTTGCTCCAGTTCCACtatgttttccagttttctttttctgcaattTTGAGCAGCCACTTTATTCTTGCCCCTCCTACGTATATCTCGAATTAATGCAAGCTGAGCCTCATTGAATTGCTCCTTGGACATCATTTCATTGAAGTCATCAACTGGGAGGTTAATAATTTTTTCTACAGGGAATGGGATATGTAGAGCTTTTGCCCTTAGCTCATCTCTTGTGAGATGAGCCTCCAAGCGGCTTGAATGTTTGTCTTTTGTGAATGGGGTTTTTCGATGACCGGGACTTATAGGCACTTCTTTCTTTGGTGTGTTTTCAGACTGGGCATCACACACTGGAGCACTATTACCCTGAGGTGGTGACAGGGGTTGGACTGTATCCCCAGAAGGTTGTACAGGCTGTGTTTTAGGACTATTTTGTTTAACACTTCCAGGGGCACTATCTAACTCTTCCATTTCAGAATCACTGAAGCCAAGCAGTGTGTCTCCATAGATAGAAGATTCCACTGAGTGTTCCGGTGATGCCATGCTGGGACTTGGGTTTAGTGAAATGCCAGAGTCAGAATCATTGAATTCTGCTGTTGTGCTTTCACGGTGGTCTTGGTTGAAGGCTTTACAAAGAGATAGATCAGAGAGATCAATGGGCCCATACAGAAGTTCAGACAGTGACTGGCTTAAAGTAGCAGAGGAGGGCATGCTGTTGCTGGTACTGGGCTCTGCTATGAAAGCAGAATAAAATTCATCACCAAAATCTGTGTTTCCTGTTGCGTATGAATTTAATGAGTTCACTGTCATCTGGCTTGAGTCTTCTGTGGAGAGGATGCTGCTGAAGGAATCCTCGAAAGCGCTGAGAAAATGTGGACTGCAGTTACCTACTTCTTTTTCCAGTGAGGGATTTGGTGAATAGAAATGATAGTTGTTGTCAATTTCTGTCGGTTTGGTTTCTGGACTTGGAACCGTGCTAGTCTCAGCAAGGTTGTCATTTTGAATATTAAGACACTGTGTGGAAAAGAAGTTTACACTATGTAAATCaaggttaaatatttttaatagctgATAATCCATACCCAATGGAAAACGCCCCACCTATATTCTCTCCAAACTTCTCTGTAATTCAGAGATAATTCCCATTTCCAACAGATGTTTGTGCCTAAGCATatgtattttcagagttcccagaTTAGACTTCAggttaatcaattaattaattttgcttttttagggcctcacctgtggcatatggaagttcccaggctaggggcccaactggagctgcagctgccagcctatgccacagctacagctacatgggatctgagcctcgactgcgacctacaccacagttcatggaaacatcggatccttaacccactgatcatggccagggattgaacccacattctcatggataccttttgggttcgttactgctgagccacaacaggaactcccagacttcagcTCTGTGACTTTATTTGTCCTCAAGATACCAGTCCATTTAACTAACCAAAGTTCACTGAAGTGAGCATAGGCAGCTCTCAGGACTAAAAGCTCACTCTAATCCTTCATTTAAGTAGGCAGTATATAAATAACTGGGATTACGGAAGGGACAAAATAGCATCTTTGGTATTTATTATGTTAGATCTTAGTTACCTGTAATTCTGGAATGGATAATAGCTCCTCCCAAACTTGCTCAATATCCTGTTGCATGTCGTCTACCTCAGTAGTGGCTAACTGACTGACAAGAGTTTCAGGGGACTGAGCCTGGTTAGGAGCAATGAAGACTGGGCTTTCGACGTGACTGGGAATATCAGGAACAAGTGATTGAAACGTAGCCGAAGAAACCTAAAATTGAGAAGGCATTTATCTACATGAATCTGCCACCCAGCAAAATGGGTATCCCATCTTAAACTGGAATAGGCTACAGTTCGGTATTTATCTACTAATAATGGTGActgttttattttaccattttatcgccacacctgcggcatatggaagttcccagtctaggggtcaaagtggagccactgctgccagcctacatagccacagcaacacaggatcccagccacatctgacACCTACACTGTTGCAGCAAggcaaaatccttaacccactggccaaggccagggaccaaacccacatccccatggagattatatcaggttcttaacccactaagccacaaagggaactccctaataatgGTGACTTCTATTTCTAGAtaatgaaacacatttttttccttgtccaACTGACTCCAGATTTGCTCATTTTACTAGCTTAATGGCTTTATCCTGTACACTGAAGATAAACTTCAAAAAAGAACAGTCTTTAgaatttaatgtgtatttttctatGTAATACCTAGTATAGTGTTTAaacaataaatttattaaaacttaatTGAACAAGTCTTGGTTTACTACCTGGTAAGCTTGCTTTTTACACatgggaatttatttttaagtacctATAACAAatgtttctgctgatccatgcTTCTGGCTATGCAGGAGTAAACGTTTTTTGTactatgtggtttttgtttttgttttttccccaattgTAAAGTTACCTATAGGCCAAAGTTTCCATGATAAAATTTGCTcctaaaatactgtttttcattcATGAAGACATATCAAAGGGATCAATATAGGATATATAAGGTGTGAAGATTTGCTGTTAACCAAATGTTAATACCTCATTGTCATCTACAAATGGGAATGTCTCTGCCAAAAGCTGCATGCAGTCAACAAAATACAAAGCATCTGGTTTGGGAATGTGGGCTACCTGCATAAAAGGGAAagatatacaggaaaaaaaaattgttcagtgTTCATACAATGTTTACAGTCTAGTTAATCAGACATTTCTCTTAttgcaaaaatcattttaataaagagCAGACAATCAAACCAGACTATTTGGTTTCAAATCTTGGCTCCCCCAATTTCTGGGCAGGtcatttaacctctttgagctCCGATTGCTCATCTGTAGATAAAGTAGGATAATGGCAATTAATTCATATATTGTGTGGATTGAATGTTTCAATATCTCAAATGTTCAAATTACGTGATGTTTTTACAGCTTATAAATCTCTCTTCATGTAATTTATGTCCTAATCCTTATACTCTGAGGTAAGTCAGTCAAGGTTTGAACTTTATCAGGAGGCCAAGGTTGGGAAGTTGACTTATTAAGGTTGTTAACAGTAAAAGGCAAAGCTGGAACTCACATTAAGATGTTTTAACTCCTGAGTCGCTATTTGTTCTTTAAACCCTGCCATGCACCTTCCCAAGAACCAAGTACCCTGTACCTGGGAATAGTCGGCAGATCCACTGGTTTCTGTCGGGATGTGTTGTGCTGGCTGAATTGGGAGGAATTCGCCTGTCTCTTCATCTAGTTGTAACTGAGCGAAAAAGGCTTTCTCTTGCTCCTTTTGGAGTTGTTCTTGTCTTTCCTTCTcaagttttctctgtttttccagcTCATGCTCCTTCCGTCGTTGACTGAAGTCAAATACCTCTCTACTTACTCCAAGGTCTATATCTTGCCTCCAAAGTATGTCAATCAAATCCATGTCCTGtgtttaaaacagaaaaggaaggagaggccatagttaaaaatttaattttatttttaattgatgtatatttgatttacagtgttaatttctgcacCAGCttcacatttgttttctcattacATTAGGCCGAGAAGAAGTCAGGTTCTGTCTCCTCTGTTCTAATTAATGGGATTTAGCTGTTCAACTGATTCAGTGGCTCCAGCTGATTTCAGTGGCAGAGAAGGTTGACCACTGTGGCTGGGGGCCAAGGTTTGGGGgaattaaaatggtttttaaatggCAGATACCACATAATTTACACTGTCATTGCTGATGGTGGCGGGTAGGGAGATGACAAAATCTGAATGGAAACACAGATCACTTAATTCATTTTATCGTAGTAGTAGTATTTtgcttttggggctgcacctgcagcatatggaggttcccaggctagaggtggaatcggagctgtagctgccagccttcaccacagccacagcaaggcaggatccgagccatgtctttgacctacacctcagctttcCCACAACGTCGAATCCCTGACCCGCCGAGCGcaggcagggctcgaacccgcagcctcatggatagtagttggattcgtttccgatgtgccacagtaggaactccctgtgtctattcatttttttaaaaaccacttataCAGCCATCCAATAATCACTTATTGGCTTATTAACAATTTGGGTAATAGCGGAGACCACTAAAGCAAAGTAACAAATTTTGCACATAAACGTTGAGTTAAAAGAAATCCCACCCTTGTTTAACAGGATATAAAAATCAGTGCATACACACCAAGCACTGGTTTACTATGAGAAACGGTGTTTGGAAAACATGATTGAATAGGTGGAATTTTTCTAAACTTGCTCAGCAAATAGCCAATTTACAGGAGTGGGGGAAGAATCCAAGTTAAAGACTAGCAGTCAGTCAGTCTAGCAGTTGTGAAATATTCTTTTGCTCTTTCCTACAGTTGATTAtcttttttctgtcctttcttcttACTAACTTTTGTATTATTAAAAaccattttgggagttcccgttgtggctctgtggttaacaaacctgactagtatccatgagttcgcaggtttaatccttggcctcactcagtgggttaaggatccagtgttgccatgagctgtggtgtaggttgcagacatggcttggatctgcattgctgtggcgaaggccggcagccacagctctgctttgccccctagcctgggagcttccacatgccttggctgtggccctaaaaagacaaaaacagaaaacaaaacaaaaaaaccatttcatcttgtagttcccactgtggcgaaaCTTAAtgggcggcatcttgggagcactgggttaaggatccagtgttgctgcagccacagcttaggtcatgactgtggttcagatctgatccctggcttgggaactctatatgctgaaaatgaaaaatacaaacattCCCTCTTCCTTTGACTTTTAGCTCCTGGGGTATGAAGAAATTAGTTAAGTCCTAGCAAATGGTAATCTTATGATGTGTGGGTAAGGCAAGAGGTTCTCCAAAGAATTGAGAAAGGAGCAGTGTCCACTAGCCTCACTCTTGAGAAACGGTAAGTGATCCTCTTAATAATAACAAACCAAACATGCTCCAAGGAAGGATGAAAGGTATTGACATTTAAGATATGAGGAGACTCTTAAAAGGGAATTGGTAGACACAGCATGCACAAACATCAAACTCTGTGCTGCGGTTCTGATCATGGCTGGCAGCATCAGACAGCCAATGCATCCACAGCTCTACTACTTTCAGGCTCCGAAGGACAAAAACAGCATGGCTGTTGCTGCAGTGAGCAGTCAGGCTATTTCTTCCAATAAAGGCTGAACAGACCTCCCAGCCAACTGGACTGTAGAAACCACTTGATTGAAAGTTGGTATTAGAATCTCAGATGCTGTGAAAACCCTGCTCATGAGGTCCATTAATCTAGCTTTAAACAGTTAACATAAAGTACAAAGCACACAACAGTAGGTATAGTTAAAACAGTATCTGTAGCTCTTGAGAACTGGCTTTCTGTACATCCCAAGCGTTGTTCTACATACTTTAGATATACAAACCATGAAAATCACATAAAGATAACAtgtatccctgttttacagataagcatATTGAGGTTTAAAAAGAAGAGATACTACTAGAAAGTGCCAGGCAGCCTCAAACTTGGACTCAGGCTTTTTTAACCATTAGCCTACACTAAAAACAtgaaacccggagttcccgtcgtggcgcagtggttaacgaatccgactaggaaccatgaggttgcgggttcggtccctgcccttgctcagcgggttaacgatccggcgttgccatgagctgtggtgtaggttgcagacgtggctcggatcccgcgttgctgtggctctggcgtaggctagtggctacagctccgattcgacccctagcctgggaacctccatatgccgcgggagcggcccaagaaatagcaacaacaacaaaaaaagacaaaaagacaaaaaaaaaaccatgaaaccCGATCACTGGATGATGGTTCCTAAATTGGAAAGGATATAAAAACCGCTGTGTATACAGACTTTGCCTTGACATCTTGGTGATGTGAAGAAGTGGTCACTTTACAGAAGGCTGTATAGAGCAAATATCCCCTGGCTTATTTTCCTGGCAACAGTAACAAACTAGAAATCATAGAGCATTCAGTCATACATGGCTATCTTCTCAGGGGACTCCCCACTTTAAAAAAACCGTGAGCAGAATTCCCATTTTAAacaatttgtttccattttaatggaCATGTTTACCCAAAGGCCCAACAGAAAGGTCAAAGATATAAAGAGAAACctactttaaaattctaattagGTTGGGAGCCATATCTTCTAAGTGAATCGAGATACAGCTGAGTATCTTGTCTGGGCCCTTCTCCAAACGGGAGCTAACAGACTCAGGTGCTAAGGAGACAGAGCATACTCACCCCTACTTAACAAATGCTAGCGCTACAAATTAAAAGCATATTCATGCAGTCTCAGTTGAACTCCAATGTCTCAAAGTAAGCAGTACCTATTCTATCCCCTAAAAAACTGACATGGAAAGCACATTGAGTTCTTCAGAAGATCAACAATAGAGAAACCCAAATACTTGTTCGTGCTCCTGGGGGCCACTCGGACACATCTCTCTTCCATGTTCTCCATACTGCCTTGGCTTGAGGAGTCGTCTTAGGAGATCCCAGGATAAAAACCAGTACCCAGTTTTgactttttggccaccccagcagcatatggaagtcaccGGCCAGGAATTGactctgaactgcatctgtgaccgacactgtggcaacaccagattcttaactcactctgctggtctggggattcaaacccacacctccgcagtgacccaagccactgcagttggattcctaacccactgcaccacagcgggaactcccaggtttgaCTTTTTCATGAAAGAACTGAAAGAGCACTGAAGAATTTCTGTTGGAAACACCTCACAAGTATGACTATTCCAAAGCATCCCTAGAACCCAGAACTGTCAGCTGAAGAAaagtttttaatgtaatttactCTAAAATTATTGGTGGCAGTCACACCCAGAGTTGATATAACTGTTTTatccttttcccttccctttctccccatcAATGAGATGTCTTGAGTGGATTCATACGATTTGGTTATAAACTCGCAATTATAACTGTTCTACCCCTGCTATACAGATGTTGGTGGATCTAATGAGACATGTAGAAGAAATTTCTCtataaatgtatatgcaaatGTTGTTATACACCCTGAACAGAGATGGGTCCCACcacttatcctttttttttttttttttttggctttttagggctgcacactaggaatatggatgttcccaggctaagggtcaaattggagctacagctgcaggcctacaccacatccagaatgacacgggatctgaggcaaacctgcaacctacaccatagctcatggcaatgccagatccttaacccactgagcgaagccagggatggaacctgcaacctcatggttcctagtcagattcgtttcccctgtgccatgacgagaactacCCCACTGCTTATCTTCGGTGAGACCAAACTCCAGGCCAAAGGATGATAATGAAGCTGCAGACCTGACTATAAGCTGGAGCCTAAAACAACACTCAGCAATGAAAGTActtggttcctcctcaaggaaggTCTGAAATTGACTGCTGGGCATGTGCCACATGTGTTGTAAATACAAACAACCAACATACACTTTTATGTAAACTTTCATCTACACAACACTCAGTTGCTGCTCAGTTCCTGATATGACTACCCTTCAAGCATAGCTCCAcactatgttttaaattttcctgttttaaaatttcctatagCATAATTAGACAAGGACACCTAATCAAcaggcaggaaaaataaaacatgaaatgtcGTTTGGATCAGGTCTTGAGAACCTGTTGCTATCTGATCTGAAATAACGCTAGACCCTGTGAGATGGAAGGGCTCCTACAGCCCTGGCTAACTGTCTCCACCAGGAATGCCACCAAAATGATGTTTCAAGTGACAACATCTAACTGTTCTTAATGCAGGTTGAGCAGTCTTTGatgagataatagaaaaaaaaaaaacaaacaggtttCAAAGTGTTTCTCAGagattttcttctgtattttatgtttattcttgCAATGAGAGGTCTGTAAAAGAAAcatttgggagttctctggtggtgcaacaggttaagtaTCCCAcaatgtcactgctatggcacaggtttgatccctgccccaggaacttctacatttccacatgctgtagggagggcagaaaggaaaaaaacaaaaacaaaaaaaatgtttaaaaaaaaaaagctgagttttAACCGATTTTGAATTTCTTAAAACAGATATCCTGATCAAATTCAGGATGCACAATGACAGGCTGCTTGTCACAGCCTGATGTCATGCACCACGTTACTCAGATTTTCATGTGTTTCTGAAGAAAAAATTCACAGGGATTTGATGCTGTAGGAAACACGCAAACCTTTATGTTGCAAACAAGAACAGCAGATGTTTGCCCTCGACTCACGACTCACGAGTAGGGAGCCCCACAGGCCCGGGGCTGTGTTCTGTGCCGACCTACAGGCGGCAAGCTGTCCTGAAGGAGTCCTGTGACTGGGCACATGACTTACCCCACAAGTGACCCATCTCTCTGCAAAGCTCTCGATCCATCTAAGAGGAAAGAGCGGGGGTGGTGCCCATAACAAGCCAGAGCATGACAATAGACAGCGTGGAAGAAAAATGCCCAAGGAAGAACTAAACTGCTCTTCTACACACAAACCTGAGGTGCTGAGCAAGCATGGCTGCTTCAAAAGAGGGCAGAGAAGggtctggggagggagaggaaatgtACAGCATTTCAACAGGTATTTCCTGAAGCTTCCAGAGGGCAAAGCAGGTGCTGGCTGTGAGCCATTACATGCCATATGGGGCAGATGCCACCTGCCACTTAGTGTCTGAGTTTCTGTTGTCCTTTTGTGATTCCTGAGTGCGTTCCATATAATGTTGCTTGCTTGGCTTAGGCAAAATAAGATAATATAATAAGAAACATAAATGTTTGACAATTCACATTAAATCACCATCTGGCCCAAAGGAGACAGTCATattgaaaatgtatatatatcatcATTTGCCATCTGGGTAATTGTTACACGTTTTATGGGAAATATGAGGTTGGTCTATTAACTCATACCACTTTAAAACAAACAGCTTTGTTCCAGGattaaacaaagaagaaaggcCTTGAACACAGAATCCCATAGTAAGTGTCTTTTGCAAGCCAATTTTAGTGCTTTGAACAAACCCAGCATTTATCATACTCagaaaagttaggagttcctgctgtggcatggtacGTTAATGGTCTGTAGTGTTGCTGGCTGGATCCtgagtgcagtgggctaaggatccagcattgttgcagctctggtgtaggtcacagatctg belongs to Phacochoerus africanus isolate WHEZ1 chromosome 3, ROS_Pafr_v1, whole genome shotgun sequence and includes:
- the NFE2L2 gene encoding nuclear factor erythroid 2-related factor 2 isoform X2; this encodes MDLIDILWRQDIDLGVSREVFDFSQRRKEHELEKQRKLEKERQEQLQKEQEKAFFAQLQLDEETGEFLPIQPAQHIPTETSGSADYSQVAHIPKPDALYFVDCMQLLAETFPFVDDNEVSSATFQSLVPDIPSHVESPVFIAPNQAQSPETLVSQLATTEVDDMQQDIEQVWEELLSIPELQCLNIQNDNLAETSTVPSPETKPTEIDNNYHFYSPNPSLEKEVGNCSPHFLSAFEDSFSSILSTEDSSQMTVNSLNSYATGNTDFGDEFYSAFIAEPSTSNSMPSSATLSQSLSELLYGPIDLSDLSLCKAFNQDHRESTTAEFNDSDSGISLNPSPSMASPEHSVESSIYGDTLLGFSDSEMEELDSAPGSVKQNSPKTQPVQPSGDTVQPLSPPQGNSAPVCDAQSENTPKKEVPISPGHRKTPFTKDKHSSRLEAHLTRDELRAKALHIPFPVEKIINLPVDDFNEMMSKEQFNEAQLALIRDIRRRGKNKVAAQNCRKRKLENIVELEQDLDHLKDEKEKLLKEKGENDKSLHLLKKQLSTLYLEVFSMLRDEDGKPYSPSEYSLQQTRDGNVFLVPKSKKPDVKKN
- the NFE2L2 gene encoding nuclear factor erythroid 2-related factor 2 isoform X1: MMDSELPPPGLPSQQDMDLIDILWRQDIDLGVSREVFDFSQRRKEHELEKQRKLEKERQEQLQKEQEKAFFAQLQLDEETGEFLPIQPAQHIPTETSGSADYSQVAHIPKPDALYFVDCMQLLAETFPFVDDNEVSSATFQSLVPDIPSHVESPVFIAPNQAQSPETLVSQLATTEVDDMQQDIEQVWEELLSIPELQCLNIQNDNLAETSTVPSPETKPTEIDNNYHFYSPNPSLEKEVGNCSPHFLSAFEDSFSSILSTEDSSQMTVNSLNSYATGNTDFGDEFYSAFIAEPSTSNSMPSSATLSQSLSELLYGPIDLSDLSLCKAFNQDHRESTTAEFNDSDSGISLNPSPSMASPEHSVESSIYGDTLLGFSDSEMEELDSAPGSVKQNSPKTQPVQPSGDTVQPLSPPQGNSAPVCDAQSENTPKKEVPISPGHRKTPFTKDKHSSRLEAHLTRDELRAKALHIPFPVEKIINLPVDDFNEMMSKEQFNEAQLALIRDIRRRGKNKVAAQNCRKRKLENIVELEQDLDHLKDEKEKLLKEKGENDKSLHLLKKQLSTLYLEVFSMLRDEDGKPYSPSEYSLQQTRDGNVFLVPKSKKPDVKKN
- the NFE2L2 gene encoding nuclear factor erythroid 2-related factor 2 isoform X3, whose product is MMDSELPPPGLPSQQDMDLIDILWRQDIDLGVSREVFDFSQRRKEHELEKQRKLEKERQEQLQKEQEKAFFAQLQLDEETGEFLPIQPAQHIPTETSGSADYSQVSSATFQSLVPDIPSHVESPVFIAPNQAQSPETLVSQLATTEVDDMQQDIEQVWEELLSIPELQCLNIQNDNLAETSTVPSPETKPTEIDNNYHFYSPNPSLEKEVGNCSPHFLSAFEDSFSSILSTEDSSQMTVNSLNSYATGNTDFGDEFYSAFIAEPSTSNSMPSSATLSQSLSELLYGPIDLSDLSLCKAFNQDHRESTTAEFNDSDSGISLNPSPSMASPEHSVESSIYGDTLLGFSDSEMEELDSAPGSVKQNSPKTQPVQPSGDTVQPLSPPQGNSAPVCDAQSENTPKKEVPISPGHRKTPFTKDKHSSRLEAHLTRDELRAKALHIPFPVEKIINLPVDDFNEMMSKEQFNEAQLALIRDIRRRGKNKVAAQNCRKRKLENIVELEQDLDHLKDEKEKLLKEKGENDKSLHLLKKQLSTLYLEVFSMLRDEDGKPYSPSEYSLQQTRDGNVFLVPKSKKPDVKKN